The proteins below are encoded in one region of Apostichopus japonicus isolate 1M-3 chromosome 4, ASM3797524v1, whole genome shotgun sequence:
- the LOC139966734 gene encoding cholinesterase-like, which yields MFSQNSVAAVILLAAAAVAFETDVYVDVEQGRLLGQTVDFIENEFINVSMKIDIFKGVPYAEPPVRFRAPEPKQSWEGVYNATVFSDWCSQYVEPDSDPFVQSEDCLYLNVFAPNGLTDKVPVMVFIHGGGFTVGSSMNFLYYGAPLVATGNVVVVNVNFRLGALGFLDTGDDASPGNFALLDQAEALKWVKTNIEAFGGDSAKVTIFGESSGAGAVDLHVVSKYSRYLFDQAITQSGSAITAWAYREEFEAMKLDEAFRLGRAVGCNNKDTQELVDCLRTLDPQYLETATVENVIRMGPTIDGVFLDESPLKLSERGDFKTCPIMIGFNKDEGTIFLLNDVPNVFNSDDPPYVNKTLFDRSVTRSLLINNGVSHVIVEDAVKQQYVPWEYADHEDFDYFETFNPIYGDEVFSCPSLVRARAHAMMTSGPVYLYFMTVVPTVSVHGSYGNGPKWLGAAHAEELQYVFGYPFIPELETIHGILTDPEKEISVKFMRFWTNFAKSGDPSRADSSSSSGGGEWAWPTFTVPELQYKELSYNMAVGRGLKADECAFWSEFEPELQNALASMDQSELEWREEFSGWQDDLEEWRMSFSDYQNEPTC from the exons GGCGTTCCATACGCAGAACCACCTGTTAGATTTAGGGCTCCAGAACCCAAACAGAGCTGGGAAGGAGTTTATAACGCAACTGTGTTCTCCGATTGGTGTTCACAATATGTCGAGCCAGACTCAGATCCTTTCGTTCAGAGTGAAGACTGTCTCTATCTCAATGTCTTTGCCCCCAACGGATTG ACTGACAAGGTACCAGTAATGGTGTTTATTCACGGCGGCGGATTTACCGTTGGCAGTAGTATGAACTTCCTTTACTATGGAGCGCCGTTAGTCGCAACAGGAAATGTCGTGGTTGTCAACGTCAATTTCAGATTAGGCGCCCTCGGGTTTCTTGACACAG GTGATGATGCCTCTCCTGGTAACTTTGCTCTACTTGATCAAGCAGAGGCTTTGAAGTGGGTAAAGACCAACATTGAAGCGTTTGGAGGTGATAGTGCAAAGGTCACGATATTTGGTGAAAGTTCTGGAGCTGGAGCTGTTGACCTTCATGTAGTCTCTAAATACAGTCGTTACTTGTTTGATCAAGCTATAACCCAG AGTGGATCTGCAATAACTGCTTGGGCTTACAGGGAAGAATTTGAAGCTATGAAACTTGACGAAGCTTTTAGATTAGGGAGAGCAGTGGGATGTAACAACAAAGACACTCAGGAACTCGTCGATTGTTTAAGGACACTCGACCCCCAGTACCTAGAAACTGCAACGGTAGAG AATGTAATCCGAATGGGCCCGACGATAGATGGCGTTTTCCTTGATGAGTCTCCTTTGAAATTATCAGAGCGTGGAGACTTTAAAACTTGTCCGATTATGATTggattcaacaaggatgaaggGACTATATTCCTCTTGAACGACGTGCCTAATGTCTTTAACTCCGATGACCCACCTTACGTCAACAAGACCTTATTTGATAGG TCCGTGACCAGGTCGCTCTTGATCAATAACGGAGTTTCTCACGTGATTGTGGAGGACGCCGTGAAGCAGCAATACGTTCCATGGGAATACGCAGACCACGAAGATTTCGATTACTTTGAGACTTTCAACCCAATTTATGGTGATGAAGTATTCAGTTGCCCATCCCTAGTGAGAGCGCGTGCGCACGCAATGATGACGTCAGGACCAGTTTATCTTTACTTTATGACTGTTGTGCCAACGGT GTCCGTTCATGGTAGTTATGGTAACGGTCCCAAATGGCTCGGTGCTGCCCACGCTGAAGAGTTGCAGTACGTGTTTGGATATCCATTTATTCCAGAGCTAGAGACTATCCATGGAATACTGACCGATCCTGAAAAGGAAATTTCAGTCAAGTTTATGAGATTCTGGACAAACTTTGCCAAATCAGG CGATCCAAGTCGTGCAGATTCCTCTTCATCCtctgggggaggggagtgggcgTGGCCAACCTTCACTGTTCCCGAGCTACAATATAAAGAGCTATCATACAACATGGCTGTTGGAAGAGGATTGAAAGCTGACGAGTGTGCCTTCTGGAGCGAGTTTGAACCGGAGTTACAAAATGCTTTAG CTTCAATGGATCAGTCCGAGTTGGAATGGCGGGAAGAATTCTCCGGATGGCAAGATGACCTGGAAGAATGGAGAATGTCGTTCTCCGATTATCAAAATGAACCCACCTGTTGA